DNA sequence from the bacterium BMS3Abin08 genome:
TCCTCACTCACTCCTCCTGTTGGAGTTGTAAATCTTTATTTAATATCAGATCCACCATTGTCTTTCCGGGCTGACAAAAGAGAGTTTTCACTCGCTTGCGGTATTCATTCTCTGTGATATGCTCCTGGTGCGTGCCGATTACAACTTTGAGTTCAGGAAAACCCCCTTCTAATGCCTTCTTATACTTTTATTTGAAAGGACAGAGAGCCTTTATACAATAGGTAAAATGTATTACATCGACCCGAAATTCCGTTAATGCCCTGATGCGTTGCAGTAATTTGTCCGCACCAATAACCGTCGGACATCCTGGGCAGTTAATGATGCCGACTAAATCCAGGGGTTCATCCTGCGGGTAGTCTGCAAAAGATCCTCTCCTTTTACGAAAATCCGCCAGGCAACTTGCGGAAGAACAGCCAAGGTCCTGGGTTGCATTGGAACAGGTCAATACACCGATTCTTGCCATTTGCTACCTCCATTTTGACTGTTAATGTTGCTATCGATTATGATAGATCGATATGGACAATTAATTGTAGGGGACACCGTTG
Encoded proteins:
- a CDS encoding CGGC domain protein, which encodes MARIGVLTCSNATQDLGCSSASCLADFRKRRGSFADYPQDEPLDLVGIINCPGCPTVIGADKLLQRIRALTEFRVDVIHFTYCIKALCPFK